GCCCAAGCCATAAGAGAGTTCTATAGATAGGTCCATTTATGATTCTATCTCTATATCTATCCAGACTCCCCAATCGTGACAATATTTATCACACTATAACATAATATTTTATAGCTAATTTAGAAGCATTTTTATAAGCTTCAATAATTCTATAGGTCTATTCCTCTAATTATGAAGCTTTTTGAGTAGTAGGCTAGGTTATTAATGGTTAAATTTGTATGGTGCTATATTTACAGCGAATTGCGAGGTGTTAAATTTTATGAGTTATAATGCATGGATTTTCACAATAGGTAATGAAGTTGTGCATGGCAGGGTATTGAATACTAATGCATTTTATCTTGGAAGAAGGTTAACTCTTTTAGGATATTTTGTAGTTGGAAATATTTCTCTAGTGGATGATGTTGATATAGTTGCAAGATTTTTAGACTATGTATTGACATATAGACCTATGGTTATAGTTACTACAGGTGGTTTAGGACCTACATACGATGATAGAACCTTGGAAGCAGTTTCAAAGGCAACTGGGAGAGAGCTGGAATTGAATAGAGAAGCACTTGAAATGATAGAGAAGAAATATCGATCTCTAAACCTACTGCTTACCGATGAGAGGAGGAAGATGGCCTATTTACCAAGGGGTTCAATACCTATTCCAAATCCTATAGGTACTGCACCTGGATGTTGGCTTGAGATAAATCATACAGTAATTATCTCTCTACCAGGTGTTCCAAGGGAGATGGAGGTGATGTGGGAATCGTGGGTTGAACCTAGGCTTAGATCTATGGGCCCTTCTATACATATTGTTGAAAGAAATATTAGATCTATTGGCATTCCAGAATCCTCATTAGCACCAATAGTTAAGGATATATTAAAGAAGTTTCCCGATGTATATATAAAGACTCATCCTAGAGATGAGGAGAGAGATAGATATGTTATAGATATATACATAATGTATTCCAATAGATCTAGGGAGATAGCGGAGAAGATAGTTAATGAAGTAGTAGTGATGCTACAGAATGAAATAAGGAAGAGATATGGAGTTAACATTATTACTAACATATAATGGATTCTAACTAATTCCATAGGTATTTTAATAAGCTTTTATAGTTGGAGTAATAGATAGTGATGGGAGATACATAGTGTTTAAATTCAAGATAACACAGAGAGTTGTTGAGGTAAGTGGTATAAAGATCGGTGGTAATCCTGGTGAAAATCCACCTGTACTTATAGGCACAATCTTTTATCATGGGCATAAGATTGTTGTTGATGAGAAGAAGGGAGAGTTTGGTAGAGATAGTGCTGAGAAGCTGATTAGAGATGTTGAGGAGTATTCTGATAAGACTAAATTACCCGCTATGATTGATGTTACTGCTGGAAGCCCTGAAGCTATGGTTAGATATCTCGATTTTGTAGCTAGTATAACAAAGCTACCTATACTAGTTGATGCACCATCTATAGATATTGCAAGGGAGGCTCTTAGATATGTTGCTGATAGTGGTCTAAATGAAAGAGTTATATATAATTCACTTACATATAAATCTAGAGATGATGAATACAGTACACTTAGGGAGTATAGGATAAGAAATGCTATTGCTCTTCTTTATACTGATAAGATATTAGATATTAATGCAAGAATAAATGCATTTGAGACTATTTCTAAGAAAGCAAGTGAGTTTCAAATTGTCAACCTATTGGTAGATACATTTGTAATAGATATACCGAGTCTTGCGGTAGCTATAAAGACGGGTCTAGAGATTAAGTCTAGATATGGTTATCCGTGGGGATGTGGAGCTCATAACGCAATTTCAGCTCAGAGAAAAGCGTTTAAGGAGAGATTTGGTAAAGAGGGTTTAGAGTCATCAGAACTTTCAGCTAATCTAGTACCAATAGTAATGAGTTCAGACTTCCTACTCTATGGACCAATAGAAAGAGCTAGAGAGATATTTCCTGCTGCATATGTAATATATACATCATACAGGTATCTACTACGAACAAAAACACCGTTGATAGAGATCTAGACACAGAGATATGATATACCTTATTGAGGCAACAACTGGTGAAATAATGGGAGCTTCGGTATACAAATACATATTTTAAGCCTTCAAAATAATGTTTTCAATCTCAATCTGGTTTAATATCCCAAACTTTTCTACTATTAAACCTTAAATCTAGATCCTTATAGCTTCTTAAAATGTTTAAAAGATGTTAAATAGCATAATCTTCACTCCTAAGGTATCTAAATCACAGAGAATTGCAATAGCGTCTACGATAACAGCTCTACTAGGAACTAGCTTGAAAACTACATCTTACTCTAGAACGATAATAGTTAACGATCTTTCAATTATTTTAATCTTGGGTAGAGAGGAGAGTTGTTTTAGATAAAAAGCTTATTCTTATTTTCTATAGCTTTGTATCTTTTTGAGTAGTTCCTTATCTCCTTCGAAATCTCCTGCACAGGTAGCTATAACACCATCTACAAGTCCTTGGAGTTTAGCTATATACTCCTCTGCTTTTTCTAAAGTTGTTGTTGGTTTCCATCCAATTCTAGCTAGAGTCTCTTTATTCTTTGGTGTTTCTATGAGGAGATATGTATATATTGGTAGTCCAAGTTTCTTTACCTCTGAAGCTACCTTCTCCAATAATGGAAATGTTTCATCACTTAGTCTCATAAAGAATGCAAAATCCCAACCAGTTTTTACTCTAGCGATCATCTCTTCTGGCGTAAAGAACTGTTTACCGTATCGAGGTCTCACTGGCTGTGGTGAGAGTAGACAGCCTAGTTTAGTTGTTCTAAGTTTTATCTCTCTTCTAAGGAAATCTCTTGCATCTTCAGAAGACTTCCAATATCTAGGTGCTAGAGGTTCTCCATACTTTGGCTCATCGCCAAATGTTAAAACAAGTCCATCAAGACCAACAGCATCTGCTGCAAGAGCTAAAGCTCCAACTTCAACAGGACCTTTATAATTTAATACAAAGATAGGTATAACAATTTTATCAGGATATTTAATCTTTAAAACACATCCTACAGCAGTTCCACTAGGTGCAGGGATACCTGCTGCACTATCAGTAATGTTCCACCCATCGACAAGACTAGCGGTTTCTTCAGCCATCCTCAAAAATCTTCTTGTTGGGACAAACTCATGTAAAACTTTCATATTTCACCAATACTATAGCGATACGATCTAGTATAAAAATTTTATTTCTATCCATAAAAGAGCTTAGACTCCAAAATAATATTTTTATATAGATTGTTTATGTAAAAATATGGAGTAATAGAAAAAATAATGAATATAGATATATTGAGCTAAGCTATGCAACTATTCTTCTCTCAGGATAATATCTTATAGAAGAGCCAGAGATTAAACGCTCCCAGCAAGATCTATGATAAATTCTACCTGCAACAACAATACCTCCACGATAAACCTCTCTTCCACATAAGGGACATATAGGCATAGGACCCACATATTAATACATGTTTTCACAGCTTTTAAACTTGTATGAACATAGCTAGATACAATTTTAAACATATATAAATCCATATGAGAATACTTTATTCTGTATATAAACTGGATATAAATTAGAGTTGAAATATAATGCTATTGATATAATCTTTATACAAAGTCTATTCTTTATTGATAGAAATTATTGAGAGATATTATCCCCCTTCTCCATATAGTTCTTTGTTAATAGTAAAGCTAAAAGTGTCTTTGAATCTGTCTCTCCCTGAGCTATAAGATACTCTATCGCTCTATTGATTGGCATCTCAATAATCTCTATAAGCTCTCCAACCTCCGGCTTCCTCTCTCTTGCAACAAGTTTTTTAGCTATATAGATATCTAGAACTTCATCACTATATCCAGGTGACATATATATCGAGATTATCTTTCTGAGTTCTAGAGGTTCATAACCTATCTCCTCAATAAGCTCTCTTCTAGCAGCATCATCAGGATTTTCATCTGGTTCAACTCTACCTGCAGGTATCTCTATTATCCATCTATTTAAAGGGGCTCTAAACTGTTTAATCATTATAACAGTGCCATCATCTTTTAGTGGAACTATGGCTACAGATCTACCGAATCTCACAATATCTCTAATAAACTCCTTATCTCCATATCTATATATCCTCTGTATAACCTCTAACCTTCTACCTCTACACAAAAATCTTTCTTCTAATACAATAGGGATTTCCATATGTATAACCTCGTAGACTATTAAAACTCTTAGCTACAGTATCTATAAAATGTTATATGCTTCAGGTTTAACGATGCTCCATCTAGAATGAAGAGTTTCATAATCACTTTTCTCAAAATCTTTTGGTGTTGGGATATATCCTATATAGGAATTTAAGTATCCTATATATAGAAAGATTGAAGAGCTTAAAGCTCAATAGTATTTCATTAAGAAGTTTAATGAGAGTATTATTGAATTCTATATCGATAACGCTGTAAAAGATGTATTGTATTGAGCTTAAAGTCTTCTTAAAACCAAGAAAACTTTCTGTAGTGGGGAAATGATTAAAAGATATATGAAATAAATATTGTAATAGAATAATAAGAGAATTTATTTTATGTTGCAATAAACATGACTAAAATACTCTTAGTCCTTCTACAAATACAGCTTTGATATTTAATTCATCATCTAGTACAATAAAATCT
Above is a genomic segment from Ignisphaera aggregans DSM 17230 containing:
- a CDS encoding Tetrahydromethanopterin S-methyltransferase (COGs: COG1962 Tetrahydromethanopterin S-methyltransferase subunit H~InterPro IPR002856~KEGG: afu:AF0009 tetrahydromethanopterin S-methyltransferase subunit H~PFAM: Tetrahydromethanopterin S-methyltransferase MtrH subunit~PRIAM: Tetrahydromethanopterin S-methyltransferase~SPTR: O30226 N5-methyltetrahydromethanopterin:coenzyme M methyltransferase (Mtr) (Methanobacterium thermoautotro)~PFAM: Tetrahydromethanopterin S-methyltransferase MtrH subunit~TIGRFAM: N5-methyltetrahydromethanopterin:coenzyme M methyltransferase subunit H) — encoded protein: MFKFKITQRVVEVSGIKIGGNPGENPPVLIGTIFYHGHKIVVDEKKGEFGRDSAEKLIRDVEEYSDKTKLPAMIDVTAGSPEAMVRYLDFVASITKLPILVDAPSIDIAREALRYVADSGLNERVIYNSLTYKSRDDEYSTLREYRIRNAIALLYTDKILDINARINAFETISKKASEFQIVNLLVDTFVIDIPSLAVAIKTGLEIKSRYGYPWGCGAHNAISAQRKAFKERFGKEGLESSELSANLVPIVMSSDFLLYGPIERAREIFPAAYVIYTSYRYLLRTKTPLIEI
- a CDS encoding conserved hypothetical protein (KEGG: cma:Cmaq_0827 hypothetical protein~SPTR: A8MD06 Putative uncharacterized protein); this translates as MKVLHEFVPTRRFLRMAEETASLVDGWNITDSAAGIPAPSGTAVGCVLKIKYPDKIVIPIFVLNYKGPVEVGALALAADAVGLDGLVLTFGDEPKYGEPLAPRYWKSSEDARDFLRREIKLRTTKLGCLLSPQPVRPRYGKQFFTPEEMIARVKTGWDFAFFMRLSDETFPLLEKVASEVKKLGLPIYTYLLIETPKNKETLARIGWKPTTTLEKAEEYIAKLQGLVDGVIATCAGDFEGDKELLKKIQSYRK
- a CDS encoding NUDIX hydrolase (InterPro IPR020476:IPR000086:IPR020084~KEGG: tpe:Tpen_1768 NUDIX hydrolase~PFAM: NUDIX hydrolase~SPTR: A1S133 NUDIX hydrolase~PFAM: NUDIX domain), which encodes MEIPIVLEERFLCRGRRLEVIQRIYRYGDKEFIRDIVRFGRSVAIVPLKDDGTVIMIKQFRAPLNRWIIEIPAGRVEPDENPDDAARRELIEEIGYEPLELRKIISIYMSPGYSDEVLDIYIAKKLVARERKPEVGELIEIIEMPINRAIEYLIAQGETDSKTLLALLLTKNYMEKGDNISQ
- a CDS encoding molybdopterin binding domain (COGs: COG1058 nucleotide-utilizing enzyme related to molybdopterin-biosynthesis enzyme MoeA~InterPro IPR001453~KEGG: tpe:Tpen_1376 competence damage-inducible protein A~PFAM: molybdopterin binding domain~SPTR: A1RZZ3 Competence/damage-inducible protein cinA~PFAM: Probable molybdopterin binding domain~TIGRFAM: molybdenum cofactor synthesis domain); translated protein: MSYNAWIFTIGNEVVHGRVLNTNAFYLGRRLTLLGYFVVGNISLVDDVDIVARFLDYVLTYRPMVIVTTGGLGPTYDDRTLEAVSKATGRELELNREALEMIEKKYRSLNLLLTDERRKMAYLPRGSIPIPNPIGTAPGCWLEINHTVIISLPGVPREMEVMWESWVEPRLRSMGPSIHIVERNIRSIGIPESSLAPIVKDILKKFPDVYIKTHPRDEERDRYVIDIYIMYSNRSREIAEKIVNEVVVMLQNEIRKRYGVNIITNI